In a genomic window of Oreochromis aureus strain Israel breed Guangdong linkage group 13, ZZ_aureus, whole genome shotgun sequence:
- the habp2 gene encoding hyaluronan-binding protein 2, which produces MFGKVRVLPQSAHSHVTLLDVFWSTVIMNLKLLFLCLFLAVLFIPAELKNKHDKHQDSSHPGRQDRHRDSSHPERQDRHRDSAHPERQDRHRDSAHPERHDKHRDSAHPERHDKHRDSAHPERHGKHEKKRHRGRFKDIIEDIFFKIVDEDDEDDENDHSDWLYKMIDPDGQCIPNPCLNNGVCKKKGSRKFECDCPKHYKGKKCERGPRICKRGHCGYGECILTSTPPHYECKCKRPFQPPDCKTISVCNPNPCKNGGTCIRDENDFDCHCPEGFGGRFCNVGPNDCYVDDGESYRGNVSETDDGDECLYWNSHFILASGVNPFTSFEDKDGLGPHNFCRNPDGESKPWCFFRRGLRLLWDYCDVPKCPKSTHEPPTKVAPTQPKPPHPEPTQPKPPQPEPTQPKPPHPEPTQPKPPQPEPTQPEPTQPKPPQPEPTGKLPTPAIPSTGKPIHPSATPLPPTTGPKQFATCGIPQPKKALTRIFGGLKVSPGAIPWQVSVEVRPTGSAQPFRHVCGGILIASCWVLTAAHCIEPNKDMQVLAGSLSLSKPDPGTQTIPVQRTIRNPNYRETSEAVYNDIGLLKLSGTPGFCANETQFVKTACLPNAPLPDGTECKISGWGATEQSDYGSSHLLEANVLLINQGKCSDPSVYGNILDNSMFCAGYLEGGVDSCQGDSGGPLTCMQNNANVVYGVVSWGDQCGKKNKPGVYTRVTNFVDWIKANTEGAIP; this is translated from the exons ATGTTTGGAAAAGTGCGAGTGCTCCCCCAGTCAGCTCACTCTCATGTTACTCTCCTAGATGTCTTCTGGTCAACTGTCATCATGAACCTGAAGCTCCTCTTCCTTTGTCTCTTTTTAGCGGTGCTCTTCATACCTGCTGAA TTGAAAAATAAACACGACAAACATCAGGACTCTTCACATCCTGGAAGACAAGACAGACATCGGGACTCTTCACATCCTGAAAGACAAGACAGACATCGGGACTCTGCACATCCTGAAAGACAAGACAGACATCGGGACTCTGCACATCCTGAAAGACATGACAAACATCGGGACTCTGCACATCCTGAAAGACATGACAAACATCGGGACTCTGCACATCCTGAAAGACATGGGAAACATGAGAAAAAGAGACACAGAGGAAGGTTTAAAGATATAATTGAGG ATATCTTCTTTAAGATCGTggatgaggatgatgaggatgatgaaaaTGATCATTCAGACTGGCTTTATAAGATGATAGACCCAGACG gcCAGTGCATCCCAAATCCTTGCCTTAACAATGGTGTGTGTAAGAAGAAAGGCAGCAGAAAGTTCGAATGTGACTGTCCCAAACATtacaagggaaaaaaatgcGAGAGAG GTCCAAGAATTTGTAAAAGAGGTCATTGTGGGTATGGCGAATGTATACTGACTTCAACTCCTCCACACTATGAGTGCAAATGCAAGCGACCCTTTCAGCCTCCAGACTGCAAAACTA TTTCAGTTTGTAATCCTAATCCATGTAAAAATGGTGGCACATGCATCAGAGATGAAAATGACTTTGACTGCCACTGCCCCGAAGGGTTCGGAGGACGTTTCTGCAATGTTG GTCCAAACGACTGCTATGTGGACGATGGAGAGTCATATCGTGGCAATGTGAGCGAGACGGATGATGGTGATGAGTGCCTCTACTGGAACTCCCACTTCATCCTGGCATCAGGTGTTAATCCCTTCACCTCCTTTGAGGACAAAGACGGCCTCGGCCCTCACAACTTCTGCAG GAACCCTGACGGAGAGTCAAAGCCCTGGTGCTTTTTCAGAAGAGGCCTCAGGTTACTGTGGGACTACTGTGATGTGCCAAAATGTCCTAAATCGACGC ATGAGCCGCCAACTAAGGTTGCTCCTACACAGCCTAAACCACCGCACCCAGAACCGACACAGCCTAAACCACCACAGCCAGAACCGACACAGCCTAAACCACCGCACCCAGAACCGACACAGCCTAAACCACCACAGCCAGAACCGACACAGCCAGAACCGACACAGCCTAAACCACCGCAGCCAGAACCTACTGGTAAGCTGCCAACACCTGCCATACCATCAACTGGGAAGCCAATCCACCCTTCTGCAACACCTCTCCCTCCGACTACCGGACCAAAACAGTTTGCCACCTGTGGCATACCTCAGCCAAAAAAGGCTCTTACCCGAATCTTTGGGGGTCTGAAAGTCAGTCCAGGAGCTATACCCTGGCAGGTTTCTGTGGAAGTGAGGCCAACGGGCTCCGCTCAGCCATTCAGACACGTCTGTGGAGGAATTCTCATTGCAAGTTGCTGGGTGCTGACAGCTGCACACTGCAT TGAACCAAACAAGGACATGCAGGTGCTGGCTGGAAGTCTCTCACTGAGTAAGCCAGACCCCGGAACTCAGACCATACCTGTCCAAAGGACTATTAGAAATCCAAACTACAGGGAGACTAGTGAAGCTGTTTACAATGATATAG GCTTGTTGAAGCTGAGTGGGACTCCTGGTTTTTGTGCCAATGAGACCCAGTTTGTGAAGACAGCCTGTCTACCAAACGCGCCACTGCCTGATGGGACGGAGTGCAAAATCTCTGGATGGGGTGCTACTGAGCAAT CTGATTATGGTTCCAGCCACCTGCTGGAGGCCAATGTCCTGCTGATCAACCAGGGAAAGTGCTCTGATCCTTCTGTCTATGGGAACATCCTGGACAATTCCATGTTCTGTGCTGGCTACCTGGAGGGAGGGGTGGATTCCTGCCAG GGGGACTCTGGAGGACCACTGACGTGTATGCAGAACAACGCTAATGTTGTTTATGGAGTGGTGAGTTGGGGAGACCAGTGTGGGAAGAAGAACAAGCCTGGGGTCTACACACGGGTCACTAATTTCGTGGACTGGATCAAGGCAAATACTGAAGGAGCAATTCCTTGA
- the LOC116318518 gene encoding zinc-binding protein A33-like has translation MEERAAVSALDGLMERNCSLIQEIEQDLARLTLALDQTDTEPDTMSFFSYPEQEDMETADRVIDLLNQTDPSSVSLDEAKAEQIISLTNNMLLLICSQTPMIKKLIKSYSSEVCLDPETAHPKLIISPQGDSATYTDTWQQLPDLPGRFDTTLNVISLQGFSFGRHYWEIDVTGKTYWELGVTYPNIPRKGTTEDCWLGRGPESWCVEFFDGEYTAWHGGVPHQLPFTKRFCRIGVLCSFPAGLVMFLEADKMTPLFAFCTGTFSDCLYLAVCPGHDHNGNNAKPIVICNPSSANRDL, from the exons ATGGAAGAGCGGGCTGCTGTCTCTGCCTTGGATGGGCTCATGGAGAGGAACTGTTCTCTGATCCAGGAGATAGAGCAGGACCTGGCTAGACTCACTTTGGCACTGGACCAAACGGACACAGAGCCTGATACAATG TCCTTCTTTTCATACCCTGAACAGGAAGACATGGAAACAGCAGACAG AGTGATTGATCTGCTAAACCAAACAGACCCAAGCAGTGTGAGTCTGGATGAAGCTAAAGCTGAGCAGATCATCAGCCTCACCAATAACATGCTCCTGCTCATCTGCTCCCAGACCCCGATGATCAAGAAACTCATCAAGAGCT ATTCCAGCGAGGTGTGCCTGGATCCGGAAACAGCCCACCCAAAGCTGATCATCTCTCCCCAAGGCGATAGTGCCACATATACGGACACCTGGCAGCAACTTCCTGACTTACCTGGACGCTTTGACACTACCCTCAATGTCATCAGTTTGCAGGGCTTCAGCTTTGGTCGCCATTACTGGGAAATCGATGTAACTGGGAAGACTTACTGGGAGCTCGGTGTCACCTACCCCAACATTCCTCGAAAGGGCACAACTGAGGACTGCTGGCTCGGCCGCGGGCCTGAGTCCTGGTGTGTGGAGTTTTTTGATGGCGAGTATACGGCCTGGCATGGAGGCGTTCCGCATCAGCTGCCTTTCACGAAGCGTTTCTGCCGGATTGGTGTTTTGTGTAGTTTTCCTGCAGGGCTGGTGATGTTTCTCGAGGCGGACAAAATGACACCCCTGTTTGCCTTCTGCACGGGAACCTTCTCAGACTGCCTCTACTTAGCTGTCTGCCCTGGTCATGATCACAATGGCAACAATGCAAAACCTATTGTTATCTGTAACCCTTCATCTGCCAACAGGGATCTCTGA